Proteins from one Streptomyces roseifaciens genomic window:
- a CDS encoding ABC transporter ATP-binding protein yields MSTQHAKPEHHPGTADEPPGPPTAEEVPPAEDAPEEGSPEGSPEEEEQSPRDLSPERRRRARALLRGALRPHWATVGAAMAAAGVRQIAFLAVPWCIQKALDDGVTARDNHALLVWAAATLCAAGIQFAGLYGWQYWAGSADAKVGADLRSRLLRHLAGLDRAALASRGHGDLAMRAGRDTDLVREWVHGLAIWVVLGTTFVGVLTGMGVLDVSLLLVTLGMLPFLVWVNLYFPRRFGAASGALAEAHGVRAEAVADLLQLGTGLRGTGGHRPLVARHDAASAAVTDRTVKAARIEASWASVAPFVPRMAVAIGVGFGGLAVLDGRLTIGGLVAFTSWMASITLATRVLVDRLLARGQADVAASRIDEALSIEATVTDPAEPVALTPGGDLELTGVSAVRDGVTVLAPLDLTVRAGEFVAVNGATGSGKSTLLRLPVRLDDPGTGVVRYGGTDLREAALDDIRGRIAYVAQRPMLLSGTVAENLRLGRDLPDEALHAACATAGIHDQIAAMPDGYDTELGESGTALSGGQVQRLAIARALLGEPEVLILDDSTSALDTTTEQLILDRLHTWAADRTIVFATHRTAVLEAADRVVTLTAAGREGDPAGTVATSEAAAPAAGSAAPTAAGRAGDTGTTSKRTGTQSGPGGGPAASGPAPASVPVTTPEGPRG; encoded by the coding sequence GTGAGCACCCAACACGCCAAGCCGGAGCACCACCCCGGCACCGCCGACGAGCCCCCGGGCCCGCCGACTGCCGAGGAGGTCCCGCCCGCCGAGGACGCCCCGGAGGAGGGCTCTCCGGAGGGCTCTCCGGAGGAGGAAGAGCAGAGCCCACGGGACCTCTCGCCCGAACGACGGCGACGGGCCCGCGCCCTGCTGCGCGGCGCCCTGCGGCCGCACTGGGCGACGGTCGGCGCGGCCATGGCCGCCGCCGGAGTCCGGCAGATCGCCTTCCTCGCGGTCCCGTGGTGCATCCAGAAGGCGCTGGACGACGGCGTCACGGCCAGGGACAATCACGCCCTGCTGGTGTGGGCCGCCGCCACCCTGTGCGCCGCGGGCATCCAGTTCGCCGGGCTCTACGGCTGGCAGTACTGGGCCGGTTCCGCCGACGCCAAGGTGGGAGCCGACCTGCGCTCCCGGCTGCTGCGGCACCTGGCCGGCCTGGACCGCGCCGCGCTCGCCTCCCGCGGCCACGGCGACCTGGCCATGCGCGCCGGCCGGGACACCGACCTGGTGCGCGAGTGGGTGCACGGCCTGGCCATCTGGGTCGTGCTGGGCACCACCTTCGTGGGCGTCCTGACCGGCATGGGCGTGCTCGACGTGTCGCTGCTGCTCGTGACGCTGGGCATGCTGCCGTTCCTGGTCTGGGTCAACCTGTACTTCCCGCGCCGCTTCGGCGCGGCCAGCGGCGCGCTGGCCGAGGCGCACGGCGTCCGCGCCGAGGCCGTCGCGGACCTGCTCCAGCTCGGCACCGGCCTGCGCGGCACGGGCGGCCACCGGCCGCTCGTGGCCCGGCACGACGCGGCCAGCGCCGCCGTCACCGACCGCACCGTCAAGGCGGCCCGGATCGAGGCCTCCTGGGCGTCCGTCGCGCCCTTCGTGCCGCGGATGGCCGTGGCGATCGGCGTGGGCTTCGGCGGGCTCGCCGTCCTCGACGGCCGGCTGACCATCGGCGGCCTGGTCGCCTTCACGTCCTGGATGGCCAGCATCACCCTCGCCACCCGCGTCCTGGTCGACCGGCTCCTCGCCCGCGGGCAGGCCGACGTGGCCGCCTCCCGCATCGACGAGGCGCTGTCCATCGAGGCCACCGTCACCGACCCGGCCGAGCCGGTCGCGCTCACCCCCGGCGGCGACCTGGAGCTGACCGGCGTCAGCGCGGTCCGCGACGGCGTCACCGTCCTCGCGCCGCTCGACCTGACCGTCCGCGCCGGGGAGTTCGTCGCCGTGAACGGCGCCACCGGCTCCGGCAAGAGCACCCTGCTGCGCCTGCCCGTCCGGCTCGACGACCCCGGCACGGGGGTCGTCCGCTACGGCGGCACGGACCTGCGCGAGGCCGCGCTGGACGACATCCGCGGCCGGATCGCGTACGTCGCCCAGCGGCCGATGCTGCTGTCCGGCACGGTCGCCGAGAACCTGCGCCTCGGCCGCGACCTGCCGGACGAGGCCCTGCACGCCGCCTGCGCAACCGCCGGCATCCACGACCAGATCGCCGCGATGCCCGACGGCTACGACACCGAACTCGGCGAGAGCGGCACCGCCCTGTCGGGCGGCCAGGTCCAGCGGCTGGCCATCGCCCGCGCGCTCCTCGGCGAACCGGAGGTGCTGATCCTGGACGACTCCACGTCCGCCCTGGACACCACCACCGAGCAACTGATCCTCGACCGCCTGCACACGTGGGCCGCGGACCGCACCATCGTCTTCGCCACGCACCGCACGGCGGTCCTGGAGGCGGCGGACCGCGTCGTGACACTGACGGCTGCGGGCCGTGAGGGCGACCCCGCCGGTACGGTTGCCACCTCCGAGGCCGCCGCCCCCGCCGCCGGCTCTGCCGCGCCCACGGCCGCGGGCCGCGCCGGTGACACCGGCACCACAAGCAAGCGCACCGGCACCCAATCCGGTCCCGGAGGCGGCCCCGCCGCCTCCGGACCCGCACCCGCATCCGTCCCCGTCACCACCCCGGAGGGCCCCCGTGGCTGA
- a CDS encoding GNAT family N-acetyltransferase, which translates to MRLGPPTVRTGEGRPVLPAAGGVRTARAADAPGLYALSEPFMRTGALRRRTPHVYAARFAEFFVAEDAHGALEGCVALRAFPGDGLSATGAAGVLHNFCVQPGRQRRGIGSRLLTALLLHASDRSVAEVFAATTGDGEAFLRSGFRETDASRAPRTWVAALDPARGSRVFARPLPGAPLSEESGSVPVQPWPARHCRASTYTR; encoded by the coding sequence ATGAGGCTGGGTCCGCCGACGGTCCGTACAGGAGAGGGCCGTCCGGTCCTCCCGGCAGCGGGCGGCGTACGGACGGCGCGGGCCGCCGACGCGCCCGGGCTGTACGCCCTGTCGGAACCCTTCATGCGGACCGGTGCGCTGCGCCGCCGCACACCGCACGTCTACGCGGCGCGGTTCGCCGAGTTCTTCGTGGCGGAGGACGCCCACGGGGCCCTCGAAGGGTGCGTGGCCCTGCGGGCGTTCCCCGGTGACGGCCTGTCGGCCACCGGGGCGGCGGGCGTGCTGCACAACTTCTGCGTGCAGCCCGGCCGTCAGCGCCGCGGCATCGGCTCGCGGCTGCTGACGGCGCTGCTGCTCCACGCCTCCGACCGGTCGGTGGCCGAGGTGTTCGCGGCGACGACCGGCGACGGCGAGGCATTCCTCCGCAGCGGCTTCCGCGAGACGGACGCCTCGCGGGCGCCGCGCACGTGGGTGGCCGCCCTCGATCCCGCCCGCGGCTCCCGCGTCTTCGCCCGGCCCCTGCCCGGGGCCCCGCTCTCCGAGGAGAGCGGGAGCGTTCCCGTTCAGCCCTGGCCGGCGCGCCACTGCCGGGCGAGCACGTACACCAGGTAG
- a CDS encoding CsbD family protein has product MGKGKAKAKQVKGKLKETTGNVTGDRRMEAEGRAERVTGKVQESAENVKKNLRGR; this is encoded by the coding sequence ATGGGCAAAGGCAAGGCGAAGGCCAAGCAGGTCAAGGGCAAGCTCAAGGAGACCACGGGCAATGTGACGGGCGACCGGCGCATGGAGGCCGAGGGCCGCGCCGAGAGGGTGACGGGCAAGGTCCAGGAGTCCGCGGAGAACGTCAAGAAGAACCTGCGCGGCCGCTGA
- a CDS encoding MbtH family protein: MSNTTNPFEDDDARYFVLVNAENQHSLWPAFAEVPDGWTAVHGEDSLQACTDYVDAHWTDMRPASLVARS, translated from the coding sequence ATGAGCAACACCACCAACCCGTTCGAGGACGACGACGCCCGCTACTTCGTTCTCGTCAACGCCGAGAACCAGCACTCCCTGTGGCCCGCCTTCGCCGAGGTCCCCGACGGCTGGACCGCCGTCCACGGCGAGGACTCCCTGCAGGCCTGCACCGACTACGTCGACGCCCACTGGACCGACATGCGCCCGGCGAGCCTCGTCGCCCGGTCCTGA
- a CDS encoding LysE family transporter: MSGALVAGLLAGYGIAVPVGAVGAYLVALSSRTPWRTGACAALGVATADGLYALIAVVGGRALAPAVRSAETPLRWASALVLLALAARTGVTAVARYRGRQPSGRADGPPSGPLHAYVTLLGITLLNPATVVYFTALVLGARASAAAATGPDEAVFVLAAFAASATWQLLLAGGGTVLGRFLAGSRGRLATALLSTALIAALAVRLLVTAP, encoded by the coding sequence GTGAGCGGCGCGCTGGTCGCGGGGCTGCTCGCCGGTTACGGGATCGCCGTGCCGGTCGGCGCCGTCGGGGCCTACCTCGTCGCCCTGTCGTCCCGGACGCCGTGGAGGACCGGCGCGTGCGCCGCCCTGGGCGTCGCGACGGCCGACGGCCTGTACGCACTGATCGCCGTGGTGGGCGGCAGGGCACTCGCCCCGGCCGTCCGGTCCGCCGAGACGCCCCTGCGCTGGGCCTCCGCGCTCGTCCTCCTGGCACTCGCCGCCCGCACCGGCGTCACCGCCGTCGCCCGGTACCGCGGACGTCAGCCGTCCGGGCGAGCCGACGGGCCCCCGTCCGGCCCTCTCCACGCGTACGTCACCCTGCTGGGCATCACCCTGCTGAACCCCGCCACCGTCGTGTACTTCACGGCACTCGTCCTCGGCGCCCGCGCCTCGGCCGCCGCCGCGACCGGCCCGGACGAGGCGGTCTTCGTCCTCGCCGCCTTCGCCGCGTCCGCCACGTGGCAGCTGCTGCTCGCGGGCGGCGGCACGGTCCTCGGACGGTTCCTGGCCGGCTCGCGCGGGCGGCTCGCCACGGCGCTGCTCTCCACGGCCCTCATCGCGGCCCTGGCCGTACGCCTGCTGGTCACGGCCCCGTGA
- a CDS encoding siderophore-interacting protein — protein MTIETLPPRMRIVRHPLKYRLLEVRRVDRLTPSTVRVTFAGPALEGFCEQAPTDHVKLCFAEPGAALPVEPVISNDTWMDAPVEPITRDYTVRYYRPEAQELDVDMVLHGDGVGSAWAARAEPGMRLGVLGPRGSEILPMVHDWYLLAAEETALPALGRWLEMLPAGVRVLAFAEVPGPQDEQHFTTAADCTMTWLHRGDAPAGTSDLMERAIRTAELPAEGLGHAWIAGEAGTLKPIRRYLRRELGMAKEQVDIDGYWKRGVENHDHHSDEEHEHA, from the coding sequence ATGACCATTGAGACGCTCCCGCCGCGCATGCGCATCGTCCGCCATCCGCTCAAGTACCGCCTGCTGGAGGTGCGCAGGGTCGACCGGCTCACCCCCTCCACCGTGCGGGTGACGTTCGCCGGCCCCGCGCTGGAAGGATTCTGCGAGCAGGCGCCGACCGACCACGTGAAGCTCTGCTTCGCCGAGCCGGGCGCCGCACTGCCCGTCGAGCCGGTCATCAGCAACGACACCTGGATGGACGCCCCCGTGGAGCCCATCACCCGGGACTACACCGTCCGTTACTACCGCCCCGAGGCGCAGGAGCTGGACGTCGACATGGTCCTGCACGGCGACGGCGTGGGCTCGGCCTGGGCCGCGCGGGCGGAGCCGGGCATGCGGCTCGGCGTCCTCGGCCCGCGCGGCTCCGAGATCCTGCCGATGGTCCACGACTGGTACCTGCTGGCCGCCGAGGAGACCGCGCTGCCCGCGCTCGGCCGCTGGCTGGAGATGCTGCCCGCGGGCGTCCGCGTCCTCGCCTTCGCCGAGGTGCCCGGCCCGCAGGACGAGCAGCACTTCACCACCGCCGCCGACTGCACCATGACCTGGCTGCACCGCGGGGACGCCCCGGCCGGCACGAGCGACCTGATGGAACGGGCCATCCGTACCGCCGAACTGCCCGCCGAGGGACTCGGCCACGCCTGGATCGCCGGCGAGGCCGGCACCCTCAAGCCCATCCGCCGCTACCTGCGCCGCGAACTCGGCATGGCCAAGGAGCAGGTGGACATCGACGGTTACTGGAAGCGCGGCGTGGAGAACCACGACCACCACTCGGACGAAGAGCACGAGCACGCGTGA
- a CDS encoding maleylpyruvate isomerase N-terminal domain-containing protein, whose product MSPLSFDRFCAEVLAQTGLLRSCVKGADTRAPVPSCPGWNLGRLLRHVGGTHRRVEEAVRTRVTESAPGPLRDGVSGCTDENGEVLDAWLADGAARLVRTLREAGPCAEVRTAAGSQSAAFWVRRTVHETAIHRADAALAARAGFDLDEELALDALDEWMTFASLPEAVDAAPGRPSLLGPGRTLHFHATGPAPDATAGEWLVDLTGDTARWRHAHARAAVAVRGPLTDLLLFVHRRPTPSGSGGIEILGDEPLLDLWLERSGSRLR is encoded by the coding sequence ATGAGCCCCCTGAGCTTCGACCGCTTCTGCGCCGAAGTCCTCGCGCAGACCGGCCTGTTGAGGTCGTGCGTCAAAGGCGCCGACACGAGGGCCCCCGTCCCCTCGTGCCCGGGCTGGAACCTCGGCCGGCTGCTCCGCCACGTCGGCGGCACCCACCGCCGGGTCGAGGAGGCCGTGCGCACCAGGGTGACGGAATCCGCGCCCGGCCCTCTGCGCGACGGCGTCTCCGGCTGCACGGACGAGAACGGCGAGGTCCTCGACGCCTGGCTCGCCGACGGCGCGGCCCGCCTGGTGCGTACGCTGCGCGAGGCCGGCCCCTGCGCGGAGGTGCGGACCGCCGCCGGGTCGCAGTCCGCGGCCTTCTGGGTCCGCCGGACGGTCCACGAGACGGCGATCCACCGCGCCGACGCGGCGCTTGCCGCCCGTGCCGGCTTCGACCTCGACGAGGAGCTCGCGCTCGACGCCCTGGACGAGTGGATGACGTTCGCCTCGCTCCCCGAGGCCGTCGACGCGGCCCCCGGCCGGCCCTCCCTGCTCGGGCCCGGCCGCACCCTGCATTTCCACGCGACCGGCCCGGCGCCGGACGCCACCGCGGGGGAGTGGCTGGTCGACCTCACCGGAGACACCGCCCGCTGGCGCCACGCCCACGCGAGGGCCGCCGTGGCCGTACGCGGCCCCCTGACCGACCTGCTGCTGTTCGTCCACCGGCGCCCCACCCCCAGCGGCAGCGGCGGAATCGAGATCCTCGGCGACGAGCCCCTGCTCGACCTCTGGCTGGAACGCTCCGGGTCCCGGCTGCGGTAG
- a CDS encoding FecCD family ABC transporter permease, which yields MSTTAAPTTTDGPRPVRNAAGEGRPPARRAQHARRAAGLLACTALVAVLAVLSIGIGAKTIPPGDVLHALLHPDPGNDDWIVVRTSRLPRSLLGIGVGIALGLSGALMQALTRNPLADPGLLGVNAGAAAAVAAATALLDLGSFSAYVWCALLGAAVAAAAVHLLGTRGRSRATPVRLALAGTAVTAVLTAVVNGLILLDPLTLNRFRFWQIGTLGGVDGALIRQVLPFLAAGALLAALLARPLNAVALGDDTARALGAHPGRTQFATMLAITLLCGAATAAVGPIAFVGLAVPHVARLIAGPDQRWVLPYSAVLAAALLLAADILGRVVLRPQELEAGVVTAFLGAPLFIALVRRKRISEL from the coding sequence GTGAGCACCACTGCCGCTCCCACCACCACCGACGGCCCCCGTCCCGTGCGGAACGCCGCAGGCGAGGGGCGGCCCCCGGCCCGCCGCGCTCAGCACGCGCGGCGGGCCGCCGGGCTGCTGGCCTGCACCGCCCTCGTCGCCGTCCTCGCCGTCCTGAGCATCGGCATCGGCGCCAAGACGATCCCGCCCGGCGACGTCCTGCACGCCCTCCTGCACCCGGACCCCGGCAACGACGACTGGATCGTCGTGCGCACCTCCCGGCTGCCGCGCAGCCTCCTGGGCATCGGCGTCGGCATCGCCCTCGGCCTGTCCGGCGCGCTCATGCAGGCGCTCACGCGCAACCCGCTCGCCGACCCGGGCCTGCTCGGCGTCAACGCCGGCGCCGCTGCCGCCGTCGCCGCCGCGACCGCCCTGCTCGACCTCGGCAGCTTCAGCGCCTACGTGTGGTGCGCGCTGCTGGGTGCGGCCGTCGCCGCCGCGGCCGTCCACCTGCTGGGCACCCGCGGCCGCTCCCGGGCCACCCCCGTGCGCCTCGCCCTCGCGGGCACCGCCGTCACCGCCGTCCTCACGGCGGTCGTCAACGGCCTGATCCTGCTCGACCCGCTCACCCTCAACCGCTTCCGGTTCTGGCAGATCGGCACCCTCGGCGGCGTGGACGGCGCCCTGATCCGGCAGGTGCTGCCCTTCCTGGCCGCGGGCGCGCTGCTGGCCGCGCTGCTGGCCCGGCCGCTGAACGCCGTGGCCCTGGGCGACGACACCGCCCGCGCGCTCGGCGCCCACCCCGGCCGCACCCAGTTCGCCACCATGCTCGCCATCACCCTGCTGTGCGGGGCCGCCACCGCGGCCGTCGGCCCGATCGCCTTCGTCGGACTGGCCGTTCCGCACGTGGCACGGCTGATCGCCGGGCCCGACCAGCGCTGGGTCCTGCCCTACAGCGCCGTCCTCGCCGCCGCGCTGCTGCTCGCCGCCGACATCCTCGGCCGCGTCGTGCTGCGCCCGCAGGAGCTGGAGGCGGGAGTCGTCACCGCGTTCCTCGGAGCGCCCCTGTTCATCGCACTCGTCCGCCGCAAGAGGATCAGCGAACTGTGA
- a CDS encoding FecCD family ABC transporter permease: MTSRTPLARPRPASRPQSAPPRITRLRALHLPLPGGRPALSVRWDPRAAAVCLALLLAAAATGVWTLTTGDFRIPVPDVLRVLADDGNPAYTYIVEELRLPRLLTALLVGAALGLSGALFQNVARNPLGSPDVIGFTVGSATGALVTILVLGAGTASVAAGSVTGCAVTSAAVYLLAWRGGAATFRLVLVGIGVSALLSSANAYLIAKASFTDAQSAQVWLTGSLNGRGWEHAGTMAAALAVLAPAALLLARPLRMLEMGEDTASALGVRVERVKAAALVVGVGLTALATAVAGPVPFIALVAPQVVRRLTRSPGPNLAPSAVLGALLLAASDLAAQRMLAPTQLPVGVLTGVVGGCYLVYVLARQWRAGQG; encoded by the coding sequence GTGACCAGCCGTACCCCGCTTGCGCGCCCCCGACCGGCGTCACGGCCGCAGAGCGCGCCCCCGCGGATCACGCGCCTGCGCGCCCTGCACCTGCCCCTGCCCGGCGGCCGCCCCGCCCTCTCCGTGCGCTGGGACCCGCGCGCCGCCGCCGTCTGCCTCGCCCTGCTCCTGGCGGCGGCCGCCACGGGCGTGTGGACGCTCACCACGGGCGACTTCCGCATCCCCGTGCCCGACGTCCTGCGCGTCCTCGCCGACGACGGCAACCCCGCGTACACGTACATCGTCGAAGAGCTGCGGCTGCCCCGGCTGCTGACGGCCCTTCTGGTCGGCGCCGCACTCGGCCTGTCCGGCGCGCTCTTCCAGAACGTCGCCCGCAACCCCCTCGGCAGCCCGGACGTCATCGGCTTCACCGTCGGCTCCGCCACCGGCGCCCTCGTCACCATCCTCGTGCTGGGCGCGGGCACGGCCTCGGTCGCCGCCGGTTCGGTCACCGGCTGCGCGGTCACCAGCGCCGCCGTGTACCTGCTCGCCTGGCGGGGCGGCGCGGCCACCTTCCGCCTCGTCCTCGTCGGCATCGGCGTGAGCGCACTGCTCTCCTCGGCCAACGCCTACCTGATCGCGAAGGCCTCCTTCACCGACGCGCAGAGCGCCCAGGTCTGGCTCACCGGCAGCCTCAACGGCCGCGGCTGGGAGCACGCGGGCACGATGGCCGCCGCACTCGCCGTCCTCGCCCCCGCGGCCCTGCTCCTCGCCCGGCCGCTGCGCATGCTGGAGATGGGCGAGGACACGGCGTCGGCGCTGGGTGTACGGGTCGAGCGGGTCAAGGCCGCGGCGCTCGTCGTCGGCGTGGGGCTCACCGCCCTGGCCACGGCCGTCGCGGGCCCCGTGCCGTTCATCGCCCTGGTGGCGCCCCAGGTGGTGCGCAGACTCACCCGCTCCCCGGGCCCCAACCTCGCCCCGTCGGCCGTCCTTGGCGCCCTGCTGCTGGCGGCCAGCGACCTCGCCGCCCAGCGGATGCTGGCCCCCACGCAGCTTCCCGTGGGGGTCCTGACCGGGGTCGTCGGCGGCTGCTACCTGGTGTACGTGCTCGCCCGGCAGTGGCGCGCCGGCCAGGGCTGA
- a CDS encoding ABC transporter ATP-binding protein, which translates to MAEPVLLDEQPDERRVLRRAAPYLRPHRRALVVALVVGLADSAALVAVAPLIGRATDALLDRDRGGLLTAAVVLVVLAVLQLGLARAGELLLAKAGENVVRSLREKCVENLASAPLRFLESHRTGDLLRRTTGEVAALASFVRMHLRRLVSATATLLFTLVVLFGYSWQLALVQIAVFVPLTLLVMRWFQRSAPRAFGGKAAAEATVAATFTETLNVREALQSARGLPGWLRRFDRENTAAVGAARRAIRVENRIDLVGLIEGFALVVLLLAGGWSVSRGAMGVGTVVVFVLASRNLFDSFSDISQLVGEVQTARTGLARLLDLLAATDRAADDKPREDGPAAELPLRGELACEDLGYSYRDGTEVLRGVSLGFPVGDRSGVVGETGSGKTTLSKLLCGLYVPDRGAVRFAGVDVREIPEAELRRRVVLVPQEVRMVTGTVAANLELVHSAPGRAEMERAVAELGLQEWIRDLGGLDAEVGVRGSRLSAGERQIVGLLRAALADPAVLVLDEATADIDPVTAGRLEHALDGMRSDRTIIVIAHRPATIARLPRVIALDAGRVAGTMASTR; encoded by the coding sequence GTGGCTGAGCCGGTTCTGCTCGACGAGCAGCCCGACGAGCGGCGCGTGCTGCGTCGCGCCGCCCCCTATCTGCGCCCGCACCGGCGCGCGCTCGTCGTCGCCCTCGTGGTCGGGCTGGCCGACTCCGCCGCGCTGGTGGCCGTCGCCCCGCTGATCGGGCGCGCCACGGACGCCCTGCTCGACCGGGACCGCGGCGGGCTGCTGACCGCCGCCGTGGTCCTCGTCGTCCTCGCGGTCCTCCAGCTGGGCCTCGCCCGTGCGGGCGAGCTGCTGCTGGCGAAGGCCGGCGAGAACGTCGTGCGCAGCCTGCGCGAGAAGTGCGTGGAGAACCTGGCGTCGGCGCCGCTGCGGTTCCTGGAGTCGCACCGCACGGGCGACCTGCTGCGCCGTACGACGGGCGAGGTGGCCGCCCTGGCCTCCTTCGTGCGCATGCACCTGCGCAGGCTGGTGTCGGCGACGGCCACGCTCCTCTTCACCCTTGTCGTGCTCTTCGGCTACTCGTGGCAGCTGGCGCTGGTGCAGATCGCCGTCTTCGTGCCGCTGACGCTGCTGGTGATGCGCTGGTTCCAGCGGTCCGCGCCGCGCGCGTTCGGCGGGAAGGCGGCGGCGGAGGCGACGGTCGCGGCGACGTTCACCGAGACCCTGAACGTGCGGGAGGCGCTGCAGAGCGCCCGCGGCCTGCCGGGCTGGCTGCGCCGGTTCGACCGGGAGAACACCGCGGCCGTCGGCGCGGCCCGGCGCGCGATCCGGGTGGAGAACCGCATCGACCTGGTCGGCCTGATCGAGGGGTTCGCGCTGGTCGTGCTGCTGCTCGCCGGTGGCTGGTCCGTCTCGCGCGGCGCGATGGGCGTCGGCACCGTCGTGGTCTTCGTCCTGGCGAGCCGCAACCTCTTCGACTCCTTCTCGGACATCTCCCAGCTCGTGGGCGAGGTGCAGACGGCGCGCACGGGCCTGGCCCGGCTGCTGGACCTGCTGGCGGCCACCGACCGGGCCGCGGACGACAAGCCCCGGGAGGACGGCCCGGCCGCGGAGCTGCCCCTGCGCGGCGAACTCGCCTGCGAGGATCTCGGCTACTCCTACCGCGACGGCACGGAGGTGCTGCGCGGCGTCTCCCTGGGCTTCCCGGTGGGCGACCGCAGCGGCGTGGTCGGCGAGACCGGCTCGGGCAAGACGACGCTGTCGAAGCTGCTGTGCGGCCTCTACGTGCCGGACCGGGGCGCGGTGCGCTTCGCCGGCGTCGACGTGCGGGAGATCCCGGAGGCGGAGCTGCGCCGCCGCGTGGTGCTGGTGCCGCAGGAAGTCCGCATGGTGACGGGCACGGTGGCGGCGAACCTGGAGCTGGTGCACAGCGCGCCGGGCCGGGCCGAGATGGAACGGGCCGTGGCCGAGCTGGGACTTCAGGAGTGGATCCGCGACCTGGGTGGTCTCGACGCCGAGGTGGGCGTGCGCGGCTCGCGCCTCTCGGCGGGGGAGCGGCAGATCGTCGGGCTGCTGAGGGCCGCCCTGGCCGACCCGGCGGTGCTCGTCCTGGACGAGGCGACCGCCGACATCGACCCGGTGACGGCGGGCCGGCTGGAGCACGCCCTGGACGGGATGCGCAGCGACCGCACGATCATCGTGATCGCGCACCGGCCGGCCACCATCGCCCGGCTGCCGCGGGTGATCGCGCTCGACGCAGGCCGGGTGGCGGGAACGATGGCATCTACACGATGA
- a CDS encoding aldo/keto reductase, translating to MRYTLFGRTGLRVSELSLGAMTIGDDWGWGADKDTSRRILDAYADAGGNFVDTADTYTGGTSERILGELLEGRRERFVLATKYSCATAEGDVNSAGNHRKNLVQSVEASLRRLRTDHVDVLWVHARDNFTPVEEVMRALDDVVRSGKVLYVGVSDWPAWEIAQANTLAELRGWTAFAGSQLRYNLLDRTPERELLPQARAFDQAVLAWSPLAAGKLTGKYRRGESGRLTAESPENAPGSNEEAIVTAVLEVAEQGGWSPAQVALAWLRGRPGNIVPIVAATKESQLADNLASVDVTLDADAVARLDEVSAVPLGFPHDFLREPAITRNVYGDRWPAIDNRRSTYRRTANEIL from the coding sequence GTGCGTTACACACTGTTCGGCAGGACCGGCCTGCGGGTCAGCGAGCTGAGCCTCGGGGCCATGACCATCGGGGACGACTGGGGCTGGGGTGCCGACAAGGACACCAGCCGGCGGATTCTCGACGCCTACGCCGACGCCGGCGGCAACTTCGTCGACACGGCCGACACCTACACCGGGGGCACGTCGGAGCGCATCCTCGGCGAGTTGCTGGAAGGCCGCCGGGAGCGTTTCGTCCTGGCCACCAAGTACAGCTGTGCCACCGCCGAGGGGGACGTGAACTCCGCGGGCAACCACCGCAAGAACCTGGTGCAGTCGGTGGAGGCGAGCCTGCGCCGGCTGCGCACGGACCACGTGGACGTGCTGTGGGTGCACGCGCGGGACAACTTCACCCCCGTGGAGGAGGTGATGCGGGCCCTGGACGACGTCGTGCGCAGCGGGAAGGTGCTGTACGTCGGCGTCTCCGACTGGCCCGCGTGGGAGATCGCGCAGGCGAACACGCTCGCCGAGCTGCGCGGGTGGACGGCCTTCGCCGGTTCGCAGCTGCGCTACAACCTGCTGGACCGCACGCCCGAGCGCGAACTGCTCCCGCAGGCCCGCGCCTTCGACCAGGCGGTCCTGGCGTGGAGCCCGCTGGCAGCCGGCAAGCTGACGGGCAAGTACCGCCGCGGCGAGAGCGGCAGGCTCACCGCGGAGAGCCCGGAGAACGCGCCGGGGAGCAACGAGGAGGCGATCGTCACCGCCGTCCTGGAGGTCGCCGAGCAGGGCGGCTGGAGCCCGGCGCAGGTGGCGCTCGCGTGGCTGCGCGGCCGGCCCGGCAACATCGTCCCGATCGTGGCGGCCACCAAGGAGAGCCAGCTGGCCGACAACCTGGCCTCGGTGGACGTCACCCTCGACGCCGACGCCGTGGCACGGCTGGACGAGGTGAGCGCGGTGCCGCTCGGCTTCCCGCACGACTTCCTGCGGGAGCCGGCCATCACGCGGAACGTCTACGGCGACCGCTGGCCGGCCATCGACAACCGCCGCTCCACGTACCGGCGCACGGCGAACGAGATCCTCTGA